From a region of the Thermosipho melanesiensis BI429 genome:
- a CDS encoding YfbR-like 5'-deoxynucleotidase, giving the protein MGYGKLILMLGNLFTIQRWNNKPSIVKFSEADNAFSSLLISFALREYYHMDIESSLKWRLSRVLPKLVLSDISLELKERVERLSPDVWEKVRQKAFQELYKITGRSSIEGLIMHKFDNIDKYADVITSLFEAKVNGKVFDFEKPIKELKEKLDNFSKDFDEVKDIPKIIFSIVLNMVSMIRWNRMYRNIKTTVAGHSFIVVTIAYIISLQLKMRKEEIEEIIKRALLHDLPEAFTGDVITPTKKKTPELDALVSKVEKEMFNEWIKENPKISYLKKFENIVSDPFSNHTGQIVRTADYFAALLECSLEIFSGNKERLFREVFFDLKKKLKNFENIDLGEWIDEIEDIVF; this is encoded by the coding sequence TTGGGATATGGCAAATTAATACTCATGCTTGGAAATTTGTTTACCATTCAAAGATGGAATAACAAGCCATCAATTGTGAAGTTTTCAGAAGCGGATAATGCTTTTTCTTCTTTGTTAATATCTTTTGCTTTGAGGGAATATTATCATATGGATATAGAATCTTCATTGAAATGGAGATTAAGCAGGGTTTTACCGAAATTAGTTTTATCAGATATTTCTCTTGAGCTAAAAGAAAGAGTTGAAAGGTTATCACCAGATGTTTGGGAAAAAGTTAGACAAAAAGCTTTTCAAGAATTATATAAAATAACTGGAAGAAGTTCTATAGAAGGTTTAATTATGCATAAATTTGATAATATTGATAAATATGCTGATGTAATTACAAGTCTTTTCGAGGCAAAGGTAAATGGAAAAGTTTTTGATTTTGAAAAGCCAATAAAGGAGCTTAAGGAAAAATTGGATAATTTTTCAAAAGATTTTGATGAAGTAAAAGATATTCCAAAGATAATCTTTTCTATCGTATTAAACATGGTTTCCATGATAAGATGGAATAGAATGTATAGAAATATTAAAACTACTGTGGCAGGGCACTCTTTTATTGTTGTAACCATTGCATATATTATTTCTTTACAGCTAAAAATGAGGAAAGAAGAAATTGAAGAGATAATAAAACGGGCTCTTCTTCATGATTTGCCTGAGGCATTTACAGGTGATGTTATAACCCCAACAAAGAAAAAGACACCTGAACTTGATGCTTTAGTGTCAAAGGTTGAAAAAGAAATGTTCAACGAATGGATAAAGGAAAACCCAAAAATATCTTATCTAAAAAAGTTTGAAAATATCGTTTCAGACCCTTTTTCAAATCATACAGGTCAAATAGTAAGAACTGCAGATTATTTTGCTGCATTACTTGAATGTTCGCTTGAAATATTTTCGGGAAATAAGGAACGGTTGTTTAGAGAGGTATTTTTTGATCTTAAAAAGAAGTTAAAAAACTTTGAAAACATAGACTTAGGTGAATGGATTGATGAGATAGAAGATATTGTTTTTTAA
- a CDS encoding ferritin-like domain-containing protein: protein MTVNELLGVALKIEGAGYSYYTKLANISTGKLKELFVELANEEREHAKIFEEILKSFEENQTLSLNEEEIGYLKAFADDIIFPKLSIKVPQSVKEALKLAIEVEKDSIIFYTDIKALIPNKEAFEKIIEEEKKHMKKLTLKLNESDTFDMFSEGSKI, encoded by the coding sequence ATGACAGTAAACGAATTATTAGGCGTTGCATTAAAAATCGAAGGAGCGGGTTATTCATATTATACAAAACTTGCTAACATTTCTACTGGAAAACTTAAAGAGCTCTTCGTCGAGCTTGCAAATGAAGAAAGGGAACATGCAAAAATTTTTGAGGAAATACTCAAATCTTTCGAAGAAAACCAAACCTTATCTTTAAACGAAGAAGAGATCGGTTATTTAAAAGCCTTTGCGGATGACATTATATTCCCAAAACTAAGCATTAAAGTACCTCAAAGTGTAAAAGAGGCTTTAAAATTGGCAATAGAAGTGGAAAAAGATTCTATAATATTCTACACAGATATAAAAGCACTTATACCAAATAAAGAAGCATTTGAAAAGATCATAGAAGAAGAAAAAAAACACATGAAAAAACTAACATTAAAATTGAACGAAAGCGATACATTTGATATGTTTAGCGAAGGAAGCAAAATTTAA
- a CDS encoding alkaline phosphatase family protein has product MGENSFSTIVKKSLKHLPNVFQLLKKEGVFAGILTAQNITNSGLSYFTQKDANVFGYYSMLDMFSNLEKLLKKDFKGILFVYYGILDGIGHKKGPDSDSYEYEARYLLDWFKKLNVDKKTRVFLLADHGMVTTPREKNVFLGNELMKFLRIPPTGEMRMMYFYVQKNKKKDFLDYMEENYGGRFEIIPSIEALEEGYFGKGKMHHETKHRIGDYVLLCKENYSFTYMYTGGEQKLEGMHGSLSYEELFVPLVII; this is encoded by the coding sequence ATGGGAGAAAATAGTTTTTCGACAATTGTAAAAAAGTCTTTAAAGCATCTTCCGAATGTTTTTCAACTTTTGAAAAAAGAAGGAGTATTTGCAGGTATATTAACTGCGCAGAATATTACAAATTCGGGTCTTTCTTATTTTACCCAAAAAGATGCAAATGTTTTTGGTTATTATTCTATGCTTGATATGTTTTCTAATTTAGAAAAACTTTTAAAAAAGGATTTTAAAGGTATTTTGTTTGTGTATTACGGAATTTTAGATGGAATAGGGCACAAAAAAGGTCCGGATAGTGATTCATATGAATATGAAGCAAGATATCTACTAGATTGGTTTAAAAAGTTAAATGTTGACAAAAAAACTAGAGTATTTTTGCTAGCAGACCACGGAATGGTAACTACTCCTAGAGAGAAAAACGTTTTTTTGGGAAATGAACTTATGAAATTTTTGAGAATACCTCCCACTGGAGAAATGAGGATGATGTATTTTTACGTTCAAAAAAACAAAAAGAAAGATTTTTTAGATTATATGGAGGAAAATTATGGAGGAAGGTTTGAGATAATTCCTTCTATAGAGGCTCTTGAAGAAGGATATTTTGGAAAAGGAAAGATGCATCATGAGACGAAGCATAGAATAGGAGATTATGTGCTTTTATGCAAAGAAAATTACTCTTTTACTTACATGTATACTGGTGGAGAACAAAAATTGGAAGGAATGCATGGTTCACTGAGTTATGAAGAGTTATTCGTGCCGCTTGTAATTATTTAA
- a CDS encoding alkaline phosphatase family protein, with protein sequence MGNLLKPEYEKSIVSFVNVLLKHFGVSPNHEFIEMKEFLLPYLDSKEKIVVFILDSLGYKKFEELKVGFEDYTKLSSIFPTTTAAAITSIMTGLTPQEHGVLGYIQFLREIGTLVNMIDFSFSGNGRK encoded by the coding sequence ATGGGAAATTTATTAAAACCAGAATATGAAAAAAGCATAGTTTCGTTTGTTAATGTATTGTTGAAACATTTTGGTGTGTCACCCAACCATGAATTTATAGAAATGAAAGAGTTTCTTTTACCATACCTTGATAGTAAAGAAAAAATAGTTGTATTTATTTTGGATAGTTTGGGATACAAAAAGTTTGAAGAGCTTAAAGTAGGTTTTGAAGATTATACAAAGTTAAGTAGTATATTTCCTACTACAACGGCTGCAGCTATTACTAGTATTATGACGGGTCTTACCCCACAAGAGCATGGGGTTTTGGGGTATATACAATTTCTAAGAGAGATTGGAACGTTGGTTAACATGATAGATTTTAGTTTTTCCGGGAATGGGAGAAAATAG
- a CDS encoding ABC transporter permease subunit, with the protein MVVKKSNWLTHLILVILIVAILFPVVWVVSTSLRRDNAAFSSKLFSSRMSLQNYKDLLFPEDNVLRLLSDIEAITTNSRPYDEKPVEYLVEKFRRDIQELKNYSEESKSLIKLTDEHFSMIQSYVKEKSNEIIETILNVSKGIKEKVKVKKTSEKDLSFAILSLGKEKEFEGIDVSKYREEWEREFQNVKMEIKIKEKLIKELETSLRSIKKDMDIYQIEYRRLSTIIKNSIIPQVKSFNKTLKAAYEILEKPSVGINALVMENGEFEQYLKIYEIIEKISELQINKEIKSLVDELMTNASKVKKLWEKYDKKNLASYGDFISIINQFNLKSFKQLNEAENVLRNFQEVEKKYLKSSNSLLLISNRLESEKKELEVKRNELNLKEQKLLDAKAYILTEDFFKDVDKFIEKVSKYKLPRDINRLYISLKSLRRSVNSFLTYISNEEVKSGMRKDLRKLEWIDDYRDLIKRYEKYSKDVKEFLEKFDKYVESIELTGKNAIYSAKNGVKIRILVLSQLFTEVQSKYPAEIASSMSIASKAAADLMDIFPFDDLDKNFKEIDKRLFRFDQIWKQKQRHYLWRWILNSVVVAGLVSVITTFVNALAAYPFSRMRFRGRKYGIMSLLLIQMFPAIMYMIALYGFLSFMGRYIPWLGLNTLGGLIFVYLGNIAFNMYLIKGFYDTIPSSLEEAAMIDGATRWQTFWRIVLPLASPILAVVVILTFMGTFNEFVLAKIILQDVEKYTYAVGLWTFSTGPFETEWGLFSAAALVGMLPMVILFLSMQKYLVGGLTKGSVKG; encoded by the coding sequence ATGGTTGTGAAAAAAAGCAATTGGTTAACACATTTGATTTTGGTAATTTTAATAGTAGCCATATTATTTCCCGTTGTTTGGGTTGTATCAACTTCTTTAAGAAGAGATAACGCGGCATTTTCTTCGAAACTTTTTTCTTCAAGAATGAGTTTGCAAAATTATAAAGATCTTTTATTTCCAGAAGATAATGTCTTAAGACTTTTAAGTGATATTGAGGCTATTACTACTAATTCTCGACCTTATGATGAGAAACCAGTAGAATACCTTGTTGAAAAATTTAGAAGAGATATTCAGGAATTGAAGAATTATTCAGAAGAATCTAAAAGTTTAATAAAACTTACAGATGAACATTTTAGTATGATACAATCTTATGTTAAAGAAAAATCAAATGAGATTATAGAAACAATTTTGAATGTTTCAAAAGGTATAAAGGAAAAAGTAAAAGTAAAGAAAACATCAGAAAAAGACCTTTCGTTTGCTATACTTTCCCTTGGGAAAGAAAAGGAATTTGAGGGAATAGATGTTTCAAAATACAGGGAAGAGTGGGAAAGAGAATTTCAAAATGTAAAGATGGAAATAAAAATAAAGGAAAAGTTGATAAAAGAGTTAGAAACAAGTTTGAGGAGTATAAAAAAGGATATGGATATATATCAGATTGAGTACAGAAGGTTAAGTACAATAATCAAAAATTCAATTATACCTCAAGTTAAAAGTTTTAACAAAACGTTAAAAGCGGCATATGAAATTTTGGAAAAACCATCTGTGGGAATAAATGCACTTGTTATGGAAAATGGTGAATTTGAACAATATTTGAAGATATATGAAATAATTGAGAAAATTTCTGAGTTGCAGATAAATAAAGAAATAAAGAGTTTAGTTGATGAGTTGATGACTAATGCGTCTAAAGTAAAAAAACTTTGGGAAAAATATGACAAAAAGAACCTTGCAAGTTATGGTGATTTTATTTCGATAATTAATCAATTTAATTTAAAATCGTTTAAGCAACTTAATGAGGCGGAAAATGTTTTAAGGAATTTTCAGGAGGTAGAGAAAAAATATCTGAAATCATCAAACAGCTTACTTCTAATTTCCAATAGATTAGAAAGTGAAAAGAAAGAATTGGAAGTTAAAAGAAATGAACTTAATTTAAAGGAGCAAAAGCTTTTAGATGCAAAGGCATATATTTTAACGGAAGATTTCTTTAAAGATGTTGATAAATTTATAGAAAAGGTTTCAAAATATAAACTTCCAAGGGATATAAATAGGTTATACATATCACTTAAATCTTTAAGAAGGAGTGTAAATAGCTTTTTAACCTATATTTCCAATGAAGAAGTTAAAAGTGGTATGAGAAAAGATCTTAGAAAATTAGAGTGGATAGATGATTATAGAGATTTAATTAAAAGATATGAAAAATATAGCAAAGATGTAAAAGAATTTTTGGAAAAATTCGATAAATATGTTGAAAGTATAGAATTAACAGGAAAAAATGCAATTTATTCTGCAAAAAATGGTGTAAAAATTAGAATTTTGGTGTTATCACAGCTCTTTACAGAGGTTCAGTCAAAATATCCAGCAGAAATTGCTTCAAGCATGAGTATAGCTTCAAAGGCGGCTGCTGACTTGATGGATATTTTTCCGTTTGATGATTTGGATAAGAACTTTAAGGAAATAGATAAAAGATTGTTTAGGTTTGATCAAATTTGGAAACAAAAACAAAGGCATTATCTTTGGAGATGGATACTCAACAGTGTAGTAGTTGCTGGCCTTGTATCTGTAATCACAACGTTTGTAAATGCACTTGCGGCATATCCATTTAGTAGAATGAGGTTTAGGGGAAGAAAATATGGTATTATGTCTTTATTACTAATACAGATGTTTCCTGCGATTATGTATATGATTGCACTTTATGGTTTTTTAAGTTTCATGGGAAGGTATATACCTTGGCTTGGATTAAATACATTGGGAGGTTTAATTTTTGTTTACTTGGGTAATATTGCTTTTAACATGTATTTGATAAAGGGTTTTTACGATACAATTCCAAGTTCTCTTGAGGAAGCAGCTATGATCGATGGAGCAACAAGGTGGCAAACGTTTTGGAGAATTGTTCTTCCGCTTGCATCACCTATATTAGCAGTTGTGGTTATCTTAACCTTTATGGGTACATTTAATGAATTTGTACTTGCAAAGATAATACTCCAGGATGTGGAAAAATATACATATGCAGTAGGACTTTGGACGTTTTCCACGGGTCCGTTTGAAACTGAGTGGGGCCTTTTCTCTGCTGCAGCGCTTGTAGGTATGCTTCCAATGGTAATTTTATTCCTTTCGATGCAAAAATACTTGGTTGGTGGACTTACAAAGGGTTCAGTAAAAGGATAG
- a CDS encoding ABC transporter permease subunit has protein sequence MIKFWKFVGYVFLALFNAFSIWGALFLFSRGFYELAITFFVLVFLIDYFIFNKGAYPYRYMIPAVVLLFILVLYPIAFTIKTAFTNYGTGHIMTRQEVIDRLLTDPVYTYVPDKSKNYVYEIFVRYEGIEPTDDFKVLVYGEGEEKYVVGNIKPIRMQAGNIILGEAELIPLEKFDVMEENGKIIAIVDENKTYNYFYSPFDKETAINEVFFKSKIAFPILSKVEIVNSRKERLSLRFSNDGTLKLVQIKHLYRMALSEVIENGKTVVKTTLVNDLTNKPLLEEDGTFYDFDEKGEKVPILGYISYVGGKNFTKIFTDPTISGPFTKIFLWNFTYAALSVLFTFAIGLAFALVLNNNTLKGRALYRTLLIVPWAIPAFISVLIWKNGFFNETYGVLNRFVVNSLLNRESIKWMTNPFWAKVAVLIVNTWLGFPYMMTVSLGALQSIPDELYEAASIDGASRSKRFWKITFPLLMTTVAPLLVGSFAFNFNNFVNIYLLTSGGPAIPNTSTPAGATDILISYTYKLAFEAGRGQDFGFASAISILIFFIVAGISFVNFKISGSFEEVNR, from the coding sequence ATGATAAAGTTTTGGAAGTTTGTAGGTTATGTTTTTTTAGCTTTATTTAATGCTTTTTCTATATGGGGAGCATTATTTTTATTTTCTAGAGGATTTTATGAATTAGCCATCACATTTTTTGTTTTAGTATTTTTAATTGACTATTTTATTTTTAACAAAGGGGCATATCCTTACAGGTATATGATACCTGCTGTTGTTCTACTTTTTATTTTGGTATTATATCCCATTGCTTTTACCATTAAGACTGCCTTTACAAATTACGGAACTGGTCACATAATGACACGTCAAGAAGTTATCGATAGGCTTTTAACAGATCCTGTGTATACTTATGTACCCGATAAAAGCAAAAATTACGTGTATGAAATTTTTGTAAGATATGAAGGAATAGAGCCAACTGATGATTTTAAAGTGTTAGTTTATGGTGAAGGTGAAGAAAAATATGTTGTTGGAAATATAAAGCCTATAAGGATGCAGGCGGGAAATATAATTTTGGGTGAGGCTGAATTGATTCCACTTGAAAAATTCGATGTAATGGAAGAAAACGGAAAGATAATAGCTATTGTTGATGAAAATAAAACTTATAACTATTTTTATTCGCCTTTTGATAAAGAAACAGCTATCAACGAAGTATTTTTTAAATCAAAAATTGCTTTCCCGATTCTAAGTAAAGTTGAAATTGTTAATAGTAGAAAAGAAAGGTTATCTTTAAGGTTTAGTAATGATGGTACTTTAAAATTGGTTCAAATTAAACATCTTTACAGAATGGCGCTTTCTGAGGTTATTGAAAACGGAAAAACGGTTGTTAAAACAACTTTAGTTAATGATTTAACGAACAAACCACTTTTGGAAGAGGATGGTACTTTTTACGATTTTGACGAAAAAGGTGAAAAAGTCCCAATTTTAGGTTATATATCATACGTAGGTGGAAAAAACTTTACGAAGATATTTACCGATCCCACTATTTCAGGTCCATTTACAAAAATATTTCTTTGGAATTTTACTTATGCTGCACTTAGTGTGCTATTTACATTTGCAATTGGACTTGCGTTTGCTCTTGTATTAAACAACAATACTTTAAAGGGAAGAGCGTTGTATAGGACATTACTTATTGTTCCTTGGGCAATCCCTGCTTTTATTTCTGTTCTCATATGGAAAAACGGTTTTTTTAACGAAACATATGGTGTGTTAAATAGGTTTGTTGTAAATAGTTTATTAAATAGAGAATCCATTAAGTGGATGACAAATCCTTTTTGGGCAAAGGTTGCAGTTTTAATTGTTAATACCTGGCTTGGGTTTCCATATATGATGACAGTAAGTTTAGGTGCTTTACAAAGTATTCCAGATGAACTTTATGAGGCTGCATCTATAGATGGAGCATCAAGGTCAAAAAGATTTTGGAAGATTACATTCCCACTTTTGATGACGACAGTTGCTCCATTACTTGTAGGTAGTTTTGCGTTTAATTTTAACAACTTTGTTAATATTTATCTTTTAACTTCTGGTGGTCCTGCCATTCCAAATACAAGTACACCAGCAGGTGCAACTGATATTTTGATTTCGTATACGTATAAGTTGGCGTTTGAAGCGGGAAGAGGACAAGATTTTGGATTTGCTAGTGCTATATCCATTTTAATATTCTTTATAGTTGCTGGAATTAGTTTTGTAAATTTCAAGATTTCAGGTTCATTTGAAGAGGTGAATAGATAA
- a CDS encoding maltose ABC transporter substrate-binding protein gives MKKLLVSLLMIIMVFSVFATKITIWTSEAQAPILTKLADEFKSIYGIDVEVVQVNFNDIKSKFLTAAPAGEGADIIVGAHDWVGELAANGLLEPIPVLPEKDKYLPTPLKAFTYNGKLYGIPYAFDGPALIYNKDYVEEPPKTFDELIGLAKQIQDEYEGEVRGLVYDFKNFYFSSYAIFGFGGYVFGEKDGKINVRDIGLANEGAVKGLTLIKKLVDEGLLESGDNYNVMDNMFKDGQAAMIINGPWAVPGWKEAGIDFGVAPIPELEPGVKPKPFFGAQGFMVNAKSPNKLYAIEFLTKFIATKDVMYRIYLADPRVPSRKDLLPMVDEVTAAFADFLGNYGLPMPNVPEMAGVWGAMGDALSKVLDQGVPVEQALKEAVNTILAGIK, from the coding sequence ATGAAAAAACTATTGGTATCTCTTTTAATGATTATTATGGTTTTTAGTGTTTTTGCTACAAAGATTACTATTTGGACATCAGAGGCACAAGCACCTATTTTAACAAAACTTGCTGATGAATTCAAGTCTATTTACGGTATTGATGTAGAAGTTGTTCAAGTTAATTTTAATGATATAAAATCCAAGTTTTTAACTGCGGCACCAGCTGGTGAAGGTGCAGATATTATAGTTGGTGCACACGACTGGGTAGGAGAATTAGCAGCAAATGGTCTTTTAGAACCAATTCCTGTTCTTCCTGAAAAAGACAAATACTTACCAACTCCACTTAAAGCATTTACTTACAACGGAAAGTTATACGGTATACCGTATGCATTTGATGGACCAGCTTTGATTTACAACAAAGATTATGTTGAAGAACCACCAAAGACATTTGATGAATTAATTGGACTTGCTAAACAAATTCAAGATGAATATGAAGGAGAAGTAAGAGGATTAGTTTATGACTTTAAAAACTTCTACTTCAGCAGCTATGCAATTTTTGGTTTTGGAGGATACGTTTTTGGTGAAAAAGATGGAAAGATTAATGTAAGAGATATTGGACTTGCAAATGAAGGAGCAGTAAAAGGGTTAACTTTGATTAAAAAATTAGTTGATGAAGGTCTTCTTGAATCTGGAGATAACTATAATGTTATGGATAATATGTTCAAAGATGGTCAAGCTGCTATGATAATTAATGGGCCATGGGCAGTGCCTGGATGGAAAGAAGCAGGTATCGATTTTGGGGTTGCACCAATTCCAGAACTTGAACCAGGCGTAAAACCAAAACCATTCTTTGGTGCACAGGGATTTATGGTAAATGCAAAATCTCCAAACAAACTTTATGCAATTGAATTTTTGACCAAGTTTATTGCTACAAAGGATGTAATGTACAGAATATATCTTGCCGATCCAAGAGTTCCATCTAGGAAAGACTTATTACCAATGGTTGATGAGGTAACAGCTGCATTTGCAGATTTTCTTGGAAATTATGGACTTCCAATGCCAAATGTTCCAGAAATGGCCGGTGTATGGGGGGCAATGGGCGATGCACTTTCTAAAGTTCTTGACCAAGGAGTTCCAGTCGAACAAGCTTTAAAAGAAGCTGTAAATACAATTTTAGCAGGAATTAAGTAA
- a CDS encoding ATP-dependent Clp protease ATP-binding subunit has protein sequence MFDMNEYTENVQRVLMAVTDVLTRYKQNQMSSEHILLAILEDERNAAKDILKHLKVEVFELKKEIEAFISRYGVKANAPAGQIFITPEARHILEEARKEAKRMGDEKIGTDHILLAMTIIPESMTYRILSRYGVSQDRIYQAIKEIRTSGATSEEENIDVLTKFTEDLTELARTNRLLPVVGREKEILRIMEILGRRLKNNPVVIGDPGVGKTAIVEGLAQRIVERKVPEFLKNKRILKLDLARVIAGTKFRGEFEERLKKIVDIVKRTPNIVLFIDEIHMVVGAGASEGSVDAANILKPELARGELRCIGATTVEEYRKYIEKDKALERRFQPIYVNEPSIDETIEVLKGLKEKFEEYHGVKIEDEAIEASAKLSARYIPDRFLPDKAVDLIDESASRIKILGADKVTKEDVAKTVEIWTGIPIGRIMEGEKEKLKNLEKLIHERFVDQEEAVKVVASAIRMSRTGLKSVEKPSGIFLFLGPTGVGKTELAKRISDILFGSMQSLIRLDMSEYMEKHSVSRLIGAPPGYVGYEEGGQLTEAVRRRPYSVVLLDEIEKASSEIFNVLLQVFDYGKLTSGKGNTVDFRNTIIIMTSNLASSEILKAIDEESEDKISQYVEKVLKEKLNPEFLNRLDAVVIFKPLKKEYVKKIVDIYLKELNERLENITVELDENVKDYLADLGYVPSMGARPLRRLFENTIEFTLSNLIIDEKIKEGQKIIFKRSDSGIIYDII, from the coding sequence ATGTTTGATATGAATGAATATACAGAAAATGTGCAAAGGGTTTTGATGGCAGTTACTGATGTTTTGACAAGGTATAAGCAAAATCAGATGTCTTCTGAACACATATTGCTTGCTATTTTAGAAGATGAAAGAAATGCGGCAAAAGATATTTTAAAACATTTAAAAGTGGAAGTTTTTGAATTAAAAAAGGAAATAGAAGCATTCATTTCAAGATATGGAGTAAAAGCAAACGCTCCTGCGGGTCAAATATTTATTACTCCTGAAGCAAGACATATCCTTGAAGAAGCAAGAAAAGAAGCAAAAAGGATGGGGGATGAAAAGATAGGTACAGATCACATTCTTCTTGCAATGACTATAATTCCGGAAAGTATGACTTATAGAATACTGTCAAGATATGGAGTATCTCAAGATAGGATATACCAGGCAATAAAAGAGATAAGAACTTCTGGAGCAACTTCTGAAGAAGAAAATATAGACGTATTGACAAAATTTACGGAAGATTTGACAGAACTTGCAAGGACAAATAGATTGCTTCCAGTTGTTGGTAGAGAAAAAGAGATTTTAAGGATTATGGAGATTCTTGGTAGAAGGTTGAAAAACAACCCAGTTGTTATTGGTGATCCGGGAGTTGGAAAAACTGCGATTGTAGAAGGCCTTGCACAGAGAATAGTAGAAAGAAAAGTACCGGAATTTTTAAAAAATAAAAGAATTTTAAAACTTGATTTAGCTCGAGTTATTGCTGGTACAAAATTTAGAGGAGAGTTTGAAGAGAGATTGAAAAAGATTGTGGATATAGTTAAGAGAACACCAAATATAGTACTGTTTATAGATGAGATACATATGGTTGTAGGTGCTGGTGCATCTGAAGGTTCTGTGGATGCGGCCAATATTTTAAAGCCAGAACTTGCACGTGGAGAATTAAGATGCATAGGTGCAACAACAGTGGAAGAATATAGAAAGTATATTGAAAAAGATAAGGCATTGGAACGCAGATTTCAACCAATATATGTGAATGAACCATCAATAGACGAAACAATAGAAGTATTAAAGGGATTAAAAGAAAAATTTGAAGAATACCATGGTGTAAAGATAGAAGATGAAGCAATTGAAGCTTCTGCAAAACTTTCCGCAAGGTATATCCCAGATAGATTTCTTCCTGACAAAGCAGTAGATTTAATAGATGAATCTGCTTCGAGAATAAAAATATTGGGCGCTGATAAAGTAACAAAAGAAGATGTAGCCAAAACTGTTGAAATATGGACGGGTATTCCAATCGGTAGAATTATGGAGGGAGAAAAGGAAAAACTGAAAAATCTTGAAAAGTTGATTCATGAAAGATTTGTAGATCAAGAAGAAGCGGTAAAAGTTGTTGCAAGTGCTATTAGAATGTCAAGAACAGGTTTAAAAAGTGTAGAAAAACCATCAGGAATCTTTCTGTTTTTAGGACCTACGGGAGTTGGGAAGACAGAACTTGCTAAAAGAATTTCAGATATATTATTTGGTTCTATGCAAAGTTTAATACGACTTGATATGAGCGAATATATGGAAAAACATTCTGTTTCAAGGCTTATAGGTGCACCTCCTGGATATGTAGGGTATGAAGAAGGTGGACAACTTACAGAAGCGGTAAGAAGAAGACCGTACAGTGTTGTGTTGTTAGATGAGATTGAGAAGGCAAGCTCAGAAATTTTTAACGTATTGTTGCAAGTGTTTGACTATGGAAAGTTAACAAGTGGAAAAGGAAATACAGTTGATTTTAGGAATACAATAATAATAATGACTAGTAATCTTGCAAGTTCAGAAATTTTAAAAGCAATAGATGAAGAAAGTGAAGATAAGATCTCACAATACGTTGAAAAAGTTTTAAAAGAAAAGCTGAATCCTGAGTTTTTAAACAGATTGGATGCTGTTGTTATATTTAAACCTTTAAAGAAAGAATATGTAAAGAAAATAGTTGACATATATTTAAAGGAATTGAACGAGCGATTGGAAAACATTACAGTTGAACTAGACGAGAACGTAAAAGATTATTTGGCGGATTTAGGATATGTGCCATCTATGGGTGCAAGACCTTTAAGAAGATTATTTGAAAATACAATAGAATTTACATTGTCAAATTTAATTATAGACGAGAAGATAAAAGAAGGTCAAAAAATAATCTTTAAAAGAAGTGACTCTGGAATAATTTATGATATAATATGA